GTCGCCGCGCTGGCTACCCTGGCGACCGCCGTGGACAAGCCTCTGGCCGACATCACGGGCGTTATTGCCAATCCGCTGAATATCCCTCTGGATGTTCAGACCGCAACCGACCTCAAGGCTGTCTGGCCCCAGGTCAAGAGCTTCCTTGGAACTCTGGGCGTTAAGTTCTAGGAGCCGGACACAGACCAGTTGGGCCGCTTCCGGCTGGAAGCGGCCCTGACTATCCATCCGGGATTAGTGTTTAGGTGTTCACTTCCCGCGCATCTCCCAAAATAAGCCGGGCAACCATCTTTCTGTGGCCCCGGTAGAAGGTCACGCTTACTTCGTCGCCGGGCTGATGTTTTTCCATGATGGTGGCGATGTCAGAGGTGTCTCCGATCTCGCGGCCATCAATGGCTACGATCAGATCGCCGCCCAGCATGATCAGCATGTTGCCGAGATACGCCTGCTCGTTGCCGCCGTGCAGGCCTGCGCGCTCCGCCGAGCCTCCGGGGACGACTTTCTGCACCAGGACACCGGAGGCTGCCGGCAGCCCCATCTGCTCGGCGATATCCGGACCGATGGCGAGGGAGACAATGCCCAGGGAGGGCCGGCGGACGCGGCCAAACTTGGTCAAATCGCCTAGAACGGCCTTGGCCGTGTTGATGGGAATCGCGAACCCAATGCCTGAGCTTTGTTCCGCTCCGCCGGTGGCGATGAGCGTATTGATGCCGATCACTTCGCCGCGCGAATTCAGCAGCGGACCGCCGGAATTGCCGGGATTGATGGCCGCGTCGGTCTGGATGGCGTCCTCAATCGGCGAACCCTCGGGGCCTTTGACTGTGCGGATCGAGCTGATGATGCCGCGAGTCATGGTTCCGTTCAGGCCAAAAGGGTTTCCTATGGCGTAGACCTTTTGCCCTACCACGAGGTCGCTGGAGTCCGACAGCGTCACCGGCTGCAGGTTGGGCGCGTTGATCTGCAACAGCGCCAGGTCATGAATCTTGTCCGAGCCGACAATCGTTGCCTTGTAGGTGTGCTTGTCGCTGGTTTTGACTTCGATCCGGTTGGCGTCGGCGATTACGTGGAAATTGGTCAGTACGTGTCCGGCGTGATCCAGAATGAAACCGGAACCTTGCCCCTCCTGCGGTACCTGCCCGTAGAAGAAATTGAAGGACACGGACTTCGACGTGATATTCACGACCGAGGGCAGCGCCTTCTTGTAGACGGCGATATTATTCAGCTCCTCAGAATCGTAGGCTGGCGCGGCATGGGCCTCGGTGAGCGCCAATGGCGACTTCGATCCGCTTGCATTCAGCAGATTCAGTCGGCTAACCGCTTCTGGAAGGTGAGCCGTAATATA
This portion of the Acidicapsa acidisoli genome encodes:
- a CDS encoding S1C family serine protease, whose amino-acid sequence is MRLRRIVLIVLLVGGFWYITAHLPEAVSRLNLLNASGSKSPLALTEAHAAPAYDSEELNNIAVYKKALPSVVNITSKSVSFNFFYGQVPQEGQGSGFILDHAGHVLTNFHVIADANRIEVKTSDKHTYKATIVGSDKIHDLALLQINAPNLQPVTLSDSSDLVVGQKVYAIGNPFGLNGTMTRGIISSIRTVKGPEGSPIEDAIQTDAAINPGNSGGPLLNSRGEVIGINTLIATGGAEQSSGIGFAIPINTAKAVLGDLTKFGRVRRPSLGIVSLAIGPDIAEQMGLPAASGVLVQKVVPGGSAERAGLHGGNEQAYLGNMLIMLGGDLIVAIDGREIGDTSDIATIMEKHQPGDEVSVTFYRGHRKMVARLILGDAREVNT